A single region of the Chitinophaga niabensis genome encodes:
- a CDS encoding amidohydrolase: MSDLTVSLIQANLHWEDVAANLAMFDQKINSIQERTEVIILPEMFSTGFSMQSERLAQTMDGSAVQWMKQKAKEKNVIITGSLIIEEGGQYFNRLIWMLPNGTFGTYNKRHLFGFAGEHDHYTAGDKRLIAQVKGWKLNLSVCYDLRFPVWARNSILENGEPAYDVLINVANWPERRNTPWRALLQARAIENQCYVIGLNRVGNDGNDIYHSGDSSIIDPIGEIIYHKAHDEDVFTYTLSRSHLNELRARFPFLKDADRFIIP, translated from the coding sequence ATGTCTGATTTAACGGTCTCTCTGATACAAGCTAATTTACACTGGGAAGATGTTGCTGCCAACCTGGCGATGTTTGACCAAAAGATCAATTCCATCCAGGAAAGAACGGAAGTGATCATTCTGCCGGAAATGTTCAGCACGGGTTTCAGCATGCAATCTGAAAGGCTGGCGCAAACAATGGATGGCAGTGCGGTACAGTGGATGAAGCAGAAAGCAAAAGAGAAGAACGTGATCATCACAGGCAGTCTTATTATTGAGGAAGGCGGACAATATTTTAACCGGCTGATCTGGATGCTGCCCAACGGAACATTTGGTACCTACAACAAACGCCACCTGTTCGGTTTTGCCGGAGAGCATGATCACTATACTGCCGGCGACAAACGCCTGATCGCCCAGGTAAAGGGCTGGAAGCTCAACCTGTCTGTTTGTTACGATCTGCGTTTCCCGGTATGGGCACGCAACTCCATCCTTGAAAACGGAGAGCCTGCTTACGATGTATTGATCAACGTGGCCAACTGGCCCGAAAGGCGTAATACTCCCTGGCGTGCTTTATTACAGGCCCGCGCTATTGAAAACCAGTGTTACGTAATAGGTTTGAACCGGGTGGGCAATGATGGCAACGACATCTATCATAGCGGGGATTCCAGTATTATAGATCCCATCGGCGAGATCATTTATCACAAAGCGCATGATGAGGATGTATTTACCTATACGCTTTCCCGTAGCCATCTTAATGAGCTGCGTGCGCGCTT
- a CDS encoding regulatory protein RecX, with the protein MEADILKLRYYCAYQERCHAEVREKCWELGLRGEDIENAIAHLVEDGFLNEERYAKAYAGGKFRMQQWGRKKISMMLKQKQISDYCIRKGLAEINEEDYMQTLQQLAEKKYHSLRSEQYLKRQYKTLQYLLQRGFEQELARAAIEQIAKKGE; encoded by the coding sequence ATGGAGGCTGATATTCTGAAACTCCGCTACTACTGTGCTTACCAGGAGCGTTGCCATGCGGAAGTGAGAGAGAAATGCTGGGAACTTGGTTTGCGCGGCGAAGATATAGAAAACGCCATCGCACATCTGGTGGAAGATGGTTTCCTCAATGAAGAACGGTATGCCAAAGCATATGCCGGCGGGAAGTTTAGGATGCAGCAGTGGGGGCGTAAGAAGATCAGTATGATGCTGAAGCAGAAACAGATCTCCGATTACTGCATCCGCAAGGGTTTAGCAGAGATCAATGAAGAGGATTATATGCAAACCCTGCAGCAACTCGCAGAAAAGAAATACCATTCATTAAGGTCTGAGCAATATCTAAAGCGGCAATACAAAACGCTGCAATACCTCCTGCAAAGAGGTTTTGAACAGGAGCTGGCAAGGGCTGCCATTGAACAAATCGCAAAAAAAGGCGAATAA